The genomic stretch ACCTCGAAGAAGACGTGGGCAAACTCAATCACTTCGTCTACGACAGTCTCGTCGACCTCAACCGCGCCGGGACGCCGCTCATGGAGATCGTGACCGAGCCGGACATGCACGACGCCGACGAGGTCTTCGCCTTCCTCACCGCGTTGCGGCAGGCGCTCGTCGCGGCCGGCATCTCCGATTGCGACATGGAGAAAGGGCAACTGCGGTGCGACGCCAACATCAGCGTGCGTCCGCGCGGCCAAGCGAAGCTCGGGACCAAAGTGGAGTTGAAGAACCTCAACTCCATCAGCGGCGTGCGCAACGGCGTGGAGTACGAGATCAAACGCCAGATCGCCGCCGTGCGTCGTGGCGAGAGCATCGTACAGGAGACACGACGTTTCGACATGGAAGCGGGTATCTCGACCTCGATGCGGACCAAGGAGATGGCGCACGACTACCGCTATTTTCCGGATCCGGATCTGATGCCTGTGCGCATCGATGCGGCGTGGCTCGAGCGGCTGCGTGCGCAGGTGCCGGAGCTGATGTTCGACCGGCAGCGCCGTTATATGGAGCGGTGGCAATTGCCATACACGATCACAGCCGTGCTCGTACCCGACCCCGCGCTCGGCGCGTGGTTCGAGGAGGCCGTCGGAGAACGCGTGGAGCGCGCGCAAGCCATCGGCAACTGGATCGCCAACGACCTGCTGCGCGAACTCGGCGCGACCGGCCAAACGCTGGCCGAGTGCAAGATCCGCCCGACGCACATCGCGGGCCTCGTCGAGGCGGTCGAGGGTGGCGCGATTTCCAGCAGCATCGCTCGCGAGGTTTTCGCCGAGATGTTCGCGACCGGAGAGTCCGCCGGCGCGATCATCGAGCGCAAGGGATTGAAGCAGTCGACCGACACCGATGAACTCGAGCGCTGGTGCGCGGAAGCGATCGCCGCCAATCCGCGCTCGGTCGCCGACTTCAAGTCGGGCAACGAAAAGGCCATCAACGCCTTCAAGGGCTCGATCATGAAGGCGAGCAAAGGGAAGGCCAACCCGCGGTTGGTCGACGAGATCCTGCGCCGTTTGCTCTCTTCCTGATGGTTCTCGGAACCGCCTGTGTCACCGATTTGTCCCACGACTCGCCTTTTCCCCGGAATCGACTAATGCCTCCTTCGCCATGATGAAGCCCCTTCCCGGACTGTTTTCTCGCCGTGAAATCCTCAAGAAGCTCGGCCTGAGCGCAGCCGCCGTCGGCCTCGCGTCGCTCGGCGGTGCTCGTGCGCAAGCCGCCGACAGCGGCACTGCCTCGCCCGGGCCGTCGGCACCGCCCGCACCTCGCGGACCGTACACTCTCCCGGAGCTCGGTTATCCGTACGAGGCGCTCGAGCCCGTGATCGATGCGCAGACGATGGAGATCCATCACTCCAAGCATCACCAAGCCTACATCTCCAATGCCAACCGCGCTCTCGCGGCATATCCGGACCTCGGTCGCATGTCGCCGGAGGAGTTGTTGCAGAACATGCGCCGAGTGCCGGGCTCGATCGCCGTCGCGGTGCGCAACAACGTGGGAGGGCATGCCAACCATGCTCTGTTCTGGGACATACTCACGCCGGGCGGCCCGAAGGAGGCGCGCGGGGCTCTCGCGAGTCGGATCAACGCGGACTTCGGCAACCGCGACACCTTTCTGCGCGAGATCGGCGAAGCGGCGGGTGCACGTTTCGGAAGCGGTTGGGCATGGCTCGTCGCCTACAACAAGAAGCTCTCCGTCATCTCCACCGCGAATCAAGACTCGCCGCTGATGGACGGCTACGTACCGCTCCTCGGCATCGACGTGTGGGAAC from Opitutales bacterium ASA1 encodes the following:
- a CDS encoding superoxide dismutase gives rise to the protein MMKPLPGLFSRREILKKLGLSAAAVGLASLGGARAQAADSGTASPGPSAPPAPRGPYTLPELGYPYEALEPVIDAQTMEIHHSKHHQAYISNANRALAAYPDLGRMSPEELLQNMRRVPGSIAVAVRNNVGGHANHALFWDILTPGGPKEARGALASRINADFGNRDTFLREIGEAAGARFGSGWAWLVAYNKKLSVISTANQDSPLMDGYVPLLGIDVWEHAYYLKYQNRRSEYVGAVMSVVNWDKVGERFAAAMR
- the gatB gene encoding Asp-tRNA(Asn)/Glu-tRNA(Gln) amidotransferase subunit GatB; the encoded protein is MSTVSSVVQNTPASEFEAVIGLEVHVQIRTRSKMFTRVAAGYGAPPNSLVDPVVLGLPGALPVMNKEAIDKIVLTGLMLGCEIAPECKWDRKNYFYPDSPKNYQISQYDRPICVGGSVEIELPGPSRNVMGAHRSVQLTRIHLEEDVGKLNHFVYDSLVDLNRAGTPLMEIVTEPDMHDADEVFAFLTALRQALVAAGISDCDMEKGQLRCDANISVRPRGQAKLGTKVELKNLNSISGVRNGVEYEIKRQIAAVRRGESIVQETRRFDMEAGISTSMRTKEMAHDYRYFPDPDLMPVRIDAAWLERLRAQVPELMFDRQRRYMERWQLPYTITAVLVPDPALGAWFEEAVGERVERAQAIGNWIANDLLRELGATGQTLAECKIRPTHIAGLVEAVEGGAISSSIAREVFAEMFATGESAGAIIERKGLKQSTDTDELERWCAEAIAANPRSVADFKSGNEKAINAFKGSIMKASKGKANPRLVDEILRRLLSS